GATGATCGCGCCCGCACGTGCGGTGGAGAACACCGGAACGCGGGGCGTCCGGGGGACCGGCGGGCGCACGATGCGGGTGAAGTCGTCGAGCAGCGATTCCACCTGCGGGCTGTGCGCGGCGAAATCCACCGGCACCTGCCGGGTGTAGTAGCGCCGCCGCTCGGCCCGGCGCAGCAGCGTCTCCATATAGCGCGTGCTGCCCGAAACCACCACTGCGCGTGGACCGTTCACCGCGGCGACCGCGACCTCCGCGCGTAGCGGCTCGACCAGGCGCCGCGCCTGCTCCGGTGTCGCCTCGAGCAACGCCATGGTCCCCTGGCCATCGAGCCGGCCGAGCAGCCGCGCGCGTTCGGTGACCAGATGTGCGGCATCGCCCAGCGACAGCGCCCCGGCGGTCACGGCGGCGGCGATTTCGCCGAGACTGTGCCCGGTCACCCCATCGGGTTCGATCCCCCACGCCGCCAGCAGGCGCGCCAGGGCGACCTGATAGACGAACAACGCCGGTTGCACGGTGTCGGTGGCCGCCACGCTCTCGGAGAATCCGTGCCGCGGCGTCCACACCCGCGGGCCACCGGCGGCGACGACGGCATCGGTGGCCTCCGCCAGCGCCCGGGCGAATTCGGGATAGCGAGCCGCCAGCTCCCGGCCCATTCGGGCATGTTGCCCGCCCTGCCCGGAGAACAGGAACAACACCCGGCCACGCCGTCGGCCGCCGACGCCGAGTACGGCGGGTGCGGACCCGGATCCGCGAGCGAGGGTGCGCAGCGCATCGGCTGCCTCGTCGGCATCGTCGGCGAGTACCGCGCCCCGGATCGGTTGGGGCAGTGCGCGCCCGGCCCCGGCGAGCGCCGCCAACGGCAGCGCCTCGGCCGCCAGTTCACACGCCCACCGATCGGCGGTGGCGCGCAGTTCGGCATCGTCGCGCCCGGTGAGGCCGATCAGCACCGGCGTCGCGAGATCGCGCACGGGCGCGGGCGCCGATTCCCGCACGACCACATGCGCGTTGGTGCCGCCGAATCCGAACGAGCTGACTCCCGCGCAGCGCAGCACACCCGGATCGGCGGTCCAGTCCATCGGTTCGGTGGGTACCCGCAATCCGCGCTCGGACAGCCGGAGCAGCGGATTCTCCCGCTGAAAGTTGATGGTGGGCACGATGATTCCGTGCCGCAGGCTCAGCGCGACCTTGGCCAGCCCGGTGACACCGGCCGCCGCCTCCAGGTGGCCGATATTCGCTTTGATCGAGCCGATGAACGGCTTCACCGCACCGTCGGCGGGACCCAGTGCCGTGGCCAGGGCGTCGACCTCCACGGCGTCGCCGACCGGAGTGCCGGTGCCGTGGCATTCGAAGTATCCCGCGGAGCGGATGTCGAGATCGGCCCGCGCCCAGGCCGCGCGGATGACCTGCTGCTGGGCACGCCCGTTGGGCGCGTACAGACCGTTCGACCGGCCATCGGAACCCACTGCGGCGCCGAGGATATCGGCGTAGCAGCGGTTGCCCTCGCGCTGCGCGTCGGCGGTGCGCTGCAGGACCAGCACGGTGGCGCCGTCGGCGCGCACATAGCCGTCGGCGGCGGCGTCGAACGGTTTGCATCGGCCGTCGGGTGCGAGAAAGCCGCCCTGGGCCAGATAGTGCGAAGTATGCGGCAGCAGTGCCAGATTCACCCCGCCGACGATGGCGAAGGGCACCGATTCGTCGGCCAGCAGCCGGATCGCGAGATCCACCGCCGCCAGCGACGACGAGCAGGCGCTGTCGAGAACCACACTGGGCCCGTGCAGATCCAGGGTGTAGGAGAGCCGATTGGCGATGATGCTCAGCGCCGAGCCGGTGACCGCGTAGGGCGCGTCCCGGCCGCCGGCGCCCAGGACGACGGCGCCGTGGTCGAATCCGCAGGCGCCGAACAGCACCGCCGCATTCGAGCCACCGAGGCGATATCCGATTCCGGCGTCGTCGATCGCCTCGACGGCCACCTCGAGGGCGAGCCGCTGCTGCGGATCCATCAGTGCCGCTTCGCGATCGGAGATCGCGAACCAGTCGTTGTCGAAGTCGGCGATCGCGGGCAGATAGCCGCCCCGGCCGGCGCCGTCGCGATCCGGCGGTGGCGCGCCGGTACCGTCGCGGCCCTCGATCAGCAGCCGCCACAACTCGTTCACCCCGGACGCGCCGGGAAGCCGGCAGCCGATTCCGATGATCGAAATCGGCGGCATGCGATGTCCGGATATCGTCATCGCAACTCGAGATGGTCGACGAGTCGGTCGATATCGGGGTGGTCGTAGAGATCGGTCAGCGAAATCTCCACGCCGAGTGCGTCTTCCAGAACGGCGGTGAGGCGGGCGAGCTGGGCGGAGGTCAACCCCAGATCGGTGAAAGGAACTGTGGCCGAGACTGATTCGGGTCCGGTGCCGAGCAACCGGGCGACCGCCGCCACTGCCGCATCCGTCATGGTGCCGATCCGCTCCCGGTGCCCCACCACAACTTCCTCCCCGCATCCGGTGCTCACCCGCACGACGCCCGGGTTCGGATGCGATTATGCCGAGAACTCGACATCGGGTGAAGGGGCGACCGGCGCGGCGCGGGCGAGCCACGACCGTGCGTCGGCCGTGGCTCGCGTCGTCGCGACGTGGATCGTCAGGCGATCAGGGAGGTCAGCCGCGCGTTGATCAGCGTCTCGGCCTCCTCCACGATGCGCGAGATCAGCTCGGCGCAGGTGGGGATGTCGTCGATCAGACCCTGCACCTGACCGGCGGACCAGATGCCGGCGTCGAGGTCGCCCTCGTCGAAGACCCGGCGGCCGCGCGCGCCGGCGACCAGATCGCGCACATCCTCGAAAACGCCGCCGGCGGCCTCGATTTCGACCACCTTGCGGCTGATCTCGTTGTTCGCCACCCGCGCGGTGTTGCGCATGGTGCGGAAGATGAGCTGGGTGTCGCGTTCGGTATGCGCGACGATCTGCTCCTTGACCTTCTGGTGCACGGGCGATTCCGCGGTGCACAGGAAGCGGGTGCCCATGTTCACGCCGTCCGCGCCCAGCGCCAGCGCGGCGACCAGACCGCGGGCGTCGGCGAAGCCACCCGAGGCGACGATCGGGATCTCCAGGGCCTTGGCGGCGGCGGGGATCAGGATCAGGCCGGGCACATCGTCCTCACCGGGATGTCCGGCACATTCGAAGCCGTCGATGCTGACGCCGTCGACGCCGATCTTCTGCGCCTTGAGCGCGTGCCGCACGCTGGTGCACTTGTGCAGCACCTTGATTCCGGCCGCCTTGTAGTGGGGCAGGAAGGGTTCGGGGTTGCTACCGGCGGTCTCGACGATCTTCACGCCGGAGTCGATGATCGCCTTGGCGTACTCCTCGTACGGCGGCGGGTTGATCGAGGGCAGGATCGTGACGTTGACACCGAACGGCTTGTCGGTGAGCTCGCGGGTGCGTTCGATCTCGCGCCGCAGATCGTCGGGGGTGGGCTGGGTGAGCGCGGTGATGAAACCGAGTCCGCCGGCGTTGGCGACCGCCGCCACGAGTTCGGCCCGGCCGACGTGCATCATGCCGCCCTGCACGATCGGGTGCTCGATACCGAACATCTCGGTGAATCTGGTGCGCAACATCTGATTGTCCTCCTGGCCGCGGTACGACTCGGGGCCGCGCGCGCCCGGCATCTCCGGCACGACGCGATGCCGGTATCTGCGCAGACTGCCGCCCCTCGGGTGCCCGGCCGCGTGCGCGCCGGGCCTGCCCGGATGCGTCGATACTGGCACGCCGACCGCGCCGGAGACAACAGGATGTGAGCGGCAGTTTGCTCATTTCCGGAAGTCTCGCGTTCGGAAGGTGTGACCGGACTGCCGGTGAAATGCCCTGGTTATGGCCCAATAATGACTGAATGTCGAGGTCCGTCGGTGAACCGGGATTCTCCTATGTAACCCTTGTCACGGGAAAAAGTTAGTTGCTATTCTCGCAGTTGGTTCAGCCGTCGACGACGCCATCGGGCCATCCGGTGGGCGAACTGTGACGGGCCGAGAGGAGTTCCTGCATGACCACCGGTGTCCAGACCGACGAACCGATCCGGTCGCGGCGCAATCACTGGAACAACCAGATCGCCACCCATGCGCTGATGCGTCCGGACGCCGTGGCGCTCCGGTTCCGCGGGCAGGACACCACCTGGAAGCAGTTGCACGAGCGGTCCGGGAAATTCGCCGACTCCCTGTCGCGTCGCGGCGTCGGCTTCGGCGACCGAGTGCTGATTCTGGCCCTCAACTACACCGAATACCTCGAGGCCGTCTTCGGTATCAATGCCCTCGGCGCGATCGCGGTGCCGGTCAACTTCCGGCTCACTCCGCCCGAAGTCGCCTACATCGTGGCCGATTCCGGCGCCTCCGCCATCGTCACCGACGCCCTGCTGCAGCCGCTGGCCACCGGCGTCATGGGGCAGAGCGAACAGCTGCGGACCTGCATCGTCATCGGCGGGACCACGGGTGAGGGGGTCATCGGCTACGACGACTTCCTGGCCGAGACCGGCGCCTCCCATGTGCCGCAGGACATTCCGGAGGACACTCCGGCGCTGATCATGTACACCTCGGGCACCACGGGCAGTCCCAAGGGCGCGATCCTGTCCTACGCCAATCTCAATGCCCAGGCGCTGACCTGCATCCGGGCGCTGAACGCGACGCCGGACAGCATCGGCTTCTGCACCTCGCCGCTGTTCCACATCGCCGGATTGGGCAGTCTCGCACCGGCGTTCATGCTCGGCTCCAAGACCGTGCTGCATCCGCTCGGCGCGTTCGACGCCACCGAATTCCTCGATGCGATCGAGGCCGAACAGGCCACCACCGCCTTCTGCGTTCCCGCACAATGGCAGCTGATCTGTGAGGACCCGACCGTGAAGCAGCGCAAGCTGGCCTTGGAGACCCTCAGCTGGGGTGCGGCTCCGGCCTCGGAGACGGTGTTGCGGGCGATGGCCGAATGTTTCCCGGACGCACAGAATGTCGCGGTCTTCGGCCAGACCGAGATGTCGCCGATCACCTGTGTGCTCGAGGGAAAGGACGCGCTGCGCAAACTGGGCTCGGTCGGTCAGCCGATCCCGACGATCCAGACCCGCGTCGTCGACGACGAGATGAACGATGTCGCCCCGGGGGAGATCGGTGAGATCGTCTACCGCGGCCCGACCATGATGCAGGGTTACTGGAACAAGCCCGAGGCGACCGCCGAGGCCTTCGCCGGCGGCTGGTTCCACTCCGGCGACCTGGTGCGCCAAGACGAGGAGGGCTTCGTCTGGGTGGTCGACCGCAAGAAGGACATGATCATCTCCGGCGGCGAGAACATCTACTGTGCCGAAGTGGAGAATGTGCTGTTCGCGCATCCGAAGATCCACGAGGCGGCGGTCGTCGGCCGTTCGCACGAGAAGTGGGGCGAGGTGCCGGTGGCCGTGGTCGCACTGCTCGACGGTGAAACGCTCACCCTCGAGGAGCTCTCGGCGTTCCTCAACGACAATCTCGCCCGGTACAAGCACCCGAAGGATCTGGTGATCGTGCCCGAGCTGCCGCGCAACGCCAGCGGCAAGGTCGTGAAGGTGCAGCTGCGCAAGGAGTACGCGGGCTGACTCGCTCCGCCCGGATCGGAGCCACTCGCGCGCACCACACGCGACACCGCTCCAGACAGGGCCGCCGGGTTCCGCCCGGCGGCCCTCGCCGTCCCCGCTGCGCGCGGGATCAGATCATCTCGTGCCTGGTGAGCCAGCGCATCATCGGCCAGCCGCAGAACACCGGCAGCCAGCAGGTCAGTACCCGATAGAGCAGCACCGCGGGCACGCCGATCGCCGCCGGCACCCCGAATGCGGCGAGCCCGCCGATCAGCGCGGCCTCCACCGCGCCCACGCCGCCGGGAGTGGGCGCGGCCGAGGCCAGCGTGCCGCCGATCATGGTCACCACCGTGACGGTCACGAAGGTGGTGGTACCGCCGAAGGCCTCGATGGCCGCCCACAGTGCGCCCGCCGCGCCGAGAGTGGTCGTCGCGCAACCGCCGACGATCATCAGCAGCCGGGTCGGATGGTGGGCCAGCGTCCGCAGTTCGCCCACCACCTCCGCCAGCTGCGGCCGGACCTCGGTGCGCAGCCAGCGCCGCACAGTGGGGACGAACATGGCCGCGCCGATCGCCCCGAGCAGACCACCGGCCAGCAGATACAGCACCGTCGCACTCGGTACGAAATGCGACAGATTCGCCGAGACACCCGCGGCCACACTGAACAGGATCAGCAGCGCCACATGGGTGATCACCTGCACCGTCTGCTGCAGCGCCACCGCGGCGGTCGCCTTCACCGCGCCCAGGCCGCTGCGCTGCAGGAAACGCACACTCAGGGCCAGACCGCCCACGCCGGCCGGGGTGGTGGTCGCGGCGAAGGTGTTGGCCACCTGCATACCCAGCAGGTTGCGGAAGTTGATCGATCCGCCGGCGCATCCCCACAGCGCCATCGCCGCACCGACATAGGTGGATGCCGAGATCACCAGGCCGAGCAGTGCCCACCACCAGTTCGCGGTGCGCAGTTCGGTGAAGAACGTCGGCACCTGGCTGATGTAGGGGTAGGCCACGTAGACCAGGCCGATCAGCAGCACCAGCTGGATGAGCTGATTGCGCGAGTACCGGGTGATCCGCGCGGCCTCGATGCGATCCTTCCCGGTCTGCTGCAGGACCTGCGCCCGCACGGTCTTCATGAGTTCGCCGGCCTCGGGCACCGATTTGCGCACCTGGGTGCCGATTCCGGTTTTGGTGAGTCGCCGCGAGGCGTCGAGTACACACTGTTCGCCGAGCACATCGATCGCGGTGCGGACCGCGGAGTCCGCACCGAACAGCGCGCTCGTGGTCAGCAGCAACTGCGCGATATCGGTGGCGAAACGCGCCTCGTAGGCGCCGAACTCGGCGGCCATGAAACCGCCGAACAGCACCCGGCCCTCGGCGATGTGAATCTCCTCGGCCCGCAGATCACCGTGCGAGATCTGGGCGCGGTGCATTCGCTGCAGCGAGCGCCAGACATTGGTCAGGACCACCGCGCTGTCGGTGCCGGCCAGGCCGCGGCCCTTCGGGGTGGTGTGGGCATACAGTGTCCAGCCGCGGCTCAGCGCGGCCACGGTCAGCGGTTTGTTGCTGGCCAGATCCAGATCGCCGATCGCGATGCCCATCAGCGCGCGATGCTCGACCGCGCGGCGCATCGAGGCGAAGGCGGGGGTGCGCTCGCTGCTGCGGAAGGTCAGCCAGCGCCGCAGCTGACGCAGCATGCCCCAGCTGCGCTGGTTCTGGCCGTACATCTCCACCACCAGCCGGCGGTGCGGTCCGGTGTCGGCGCTCAGTAGCAGTGGTCCGGGTCCGGCCGGGCGCAGCACGGTGAAGGCGGTGACGGTATATCCGCGTCCGGCCAGCACTCGCACGGCCGCCTCGAGCGGAACCTCGAGCGCGGGCGTGCCGACGACCAGCACGAACACCGCACCCACGAACCAGCCGACGGCCAGCCCGAACATCGCGCGCGAGGGCACCACCAGGCTCACGAACAGATGCAGTGGGACGAACGCGCCCAGCAGTGTCCACCACCAGCGCCGCCACGACACCGGCAGCCACGGGCTGGCCACGGTCAGGCCCGCCGCGAGCATCGCGATCCAGCGGGGATCGTCGAGGAACTGGGACAGGAACGTGTCGAGCTGCCGGGGCACCGCCAGATGCCATTGCGGCGCCGAGATTCCGCTCTCGGTGATCGACAGCGCGAGCACCGCGATCAACCCGGCCGCGAGGTAGCCACTGAGCAGTTTCCATTGACAGCGCAGGATCAGCCGCACCAGAATCGCGAACGGCAACGCCAGGATCGCGATGCCGAAGAGCAGATAGACCAGATTGGACTGCTCGGGTGTGAGGAAGCCGACGATATCGGACACCGACCGTTCCAATGCCTCCCAGCGCGGCCGGGTGATCAGCGATCCGGCCACCACCACCGCGACCAGCAGGGCCGAGAGCGCCACGCGAATGATGTCGCTGGTACGCCGGATCCGTGGCTGCAGCAGACTGCCGGAGACGGGGATCTCCCGCCCGTCTACTCGCATGTCGTATCGGAACTTTCGGATCGAGGGAGCTGCGTCGGTCCCTGGGTCGGCTCGGGTGTGAGTATGCAGGAGCCCGCCGGAGCGCCCGTCGGCAACACGCCGTTTGCCGGGTTCCCCCAGGTGGGCACGCGTGCGCTCCACGCGAGCCGGACGCCGTCGCGTGGTTCTTGCCCGGGGGCCGGAGCTCCGATCACCTCGGAATCCGGCCCTTCGCCTACCGACCGGGCGCATCGTCACCCGGGCGGTCCCGGACTGGGCGCGGCGGGCTCGAGCGGGAGGGAGATCGCGGCGTCGTCGTCGCCGACGCCGTAGATGCCGCCGTTGAGATATCCGGAATCGAGTTCGGCGATCGCCGCCGCGACGACCTCGGTCGGTACGAGTGCGGGAAACGCGGTGGGCGCGATGCCATTCGCGCGCACCCCGAATTCGGCGAATTCGACGGCGATATGCCTGGTCAGATGATCGAGCGCGGCCTTGGACGCGGCGTAGATCGCCTGGCCGCCGGTATACACCCGGGAGCCGGACAGACTCGAGACGTTCACGATGTTGCGATTGCGGGCCCGGTTCTCGTCCCCGCGGTGCAGCCAGCACCGCTGCGCCAGCCGTGTCGCCAGCCGCAACGGCACCTCGACATTCATGGTGAACGCCGGAGCCAGTCCGTCGAGGGCGACTTCGCCGTCGACGAGGCCGTTCGGATGCAACGTCATCTGTGCCGCGTTGTTCACCAGCAGGTCCACCGCGCCGTACTTCGCCAGCGCGATATCGACGACCCGGTCGGCCTCGCCCGGCCGGCTCAGATCGGCGCGGACGACGAAGATCCGGGAGTCGTTCTCCGGAACCGGATTCCACGGCTCCAGCGGATCGATGAACCACTCGTCCTGCGACGGCGCGGCGGGCACCCGGTTGCGGCAGACCGCCACGATGTCGTAGCTGTTGTAGTAGGCGCGGCAGAACGCGTCCCCGAGGCGTCCGCCGGCGCCGGTCAGCAGACAGACCCGGCGTGTGGTCTCACCAGTTGACAATGCGCTCTCCTCCCCAGCGGCTCGCCGCCTGCTCCTTCGGCCGATGCAGCCACATCACCACACTGTTGCGGGCGGCGGTGTTCGCGCCGAGGAAGGTATGCCAGGACCGCGGCGTGCATTCGAACACGAGCATCGAATTGTTCAGTGGCGGAACCACCATCGCCGGTGCCGCCTGGGCGCCCGCGATATCGCCGAACAGCCCCGTCTCCCCGCCGTCGCCGATCTGCCACGGGCTGTTGCCGAGATAGAACAGCACCGCGACGGCCCGCACCAGTTCGCGGGCCGGAACTCCCGCGGGCCGATCGCCGGACTTCACATCGATATCGGTGCCGGGCAGGCCGACTTCCTCCGGACCGGGCACGGCCGCCGGAAACCAGGCGGGGGCCAGATCGTGGTGCGGCCAGCCCCGGGTACTGCCCGGCGGGTGATGGTGCAGCGATCCCTCCACATCGCCGGTGACCGGTACGCCCGCGACTCGTTCGATCAGGTCGTGCCACGCCCGCGACAGAAAGACCTCGAGCGGCCCGTTGCGCAACCGGGTCAGGCTCACGCCGGAGGCGCCGTACCCCTCGGCAACCGGACCGAACAGCTCCTCCCGATCGGTGCGGACCCGTTCGAATTCCGCGGCCAGCCGCTCGTAGAACTCGGTGGCGAAGACATCGCGCACATAGACGTGGGGAAACGGACGAGTGCGGCGGATCCAGCGCCGATGCGCCAGCAGATCGACGAACCACCGTGGCAGCGGCGCCTCGGACAACATACGAACTCCCTCCCGGACCAACCGTGCCGATCTTATTGCCTGTCCGGTACCGCGCCGAGTTCGTCCCGGTCTGTGCCAGGATCACACGGTGGTAGGCGATGTCCGGGTCTGTTTCGTGGGGGATTCTCTGGTCGCCGGTGTCGGTGACCGAGGGTGTCTGGGCTGGGCCGGTCGGCTGGCCGGGCGCGCGGCCGCGGCGGGGGTGCCGCTGACCTATTACAACCTCGGGGTGCGCCGGCAGACCTCCTCCGATATCGCCGCCCGCTGGGAGGCCGAATGCGCCCAGCGGCTGACCGCCGGGACCGACGCGCGCGTGGTCTTCTCCTTCGGAATCAACGACACGCTGTGGGAGAACGGCGCCGTCCGGGTTCCGGTGGAGGAGTCGGCGGCCAATCTGCGCCGATTACTCCGGCGGTCCGCCGAACTCGGCTGGACCGTGCTGGTGGTGGCGCCACCACCGTGTGCCGACGCGGAACACAACAGTCGCACCGTGGAACTGGATGATCGGTTCACCGAAATCTGTGATCGGGAGCGGGTTTCCTATCTGCGTATCCATCAGCCCCTGCGGCACAACGACATCTGGATGCGGGAATTGCGGGCAGGTGACGGCTACCATCCCGACGCGCCCGGCTACGAGCAGATCGCCTCGCTCATCGGACCGCACTGGCTGCGCTGGCTGTCCGAACCGGGCACCCGGCTTCCGGTGGTCAGCTGAGGCGCCTGGATTCCAGGACCGCCATGGCCGCATTGTGGCCGCCGATCCCGCTGACACCGCCACCGCGTACCGAGCCCGCGCCGCACAGGAAAATATTGTCGTGGCCGGTGCGCACACCCCAGCGGGCGGCCGGAGCGGGGTCGGCGTCGGTGCGGATCGGGAAGGTCAGATCGCGGTGGAAGATATGGCCGCGGGGCAGGCCCAGATCCGAGTCGAGTTCCACGGGGGTTTTCGCCTCGAGGCAGAGATCACCGTTGGCGTCGACGGCCAGGCAGTCCTGAATCGGCTCGGCGAGAACAGCATTCAATTCCGACAGCGTGGCGTTGAGCAGTCGCGTCCGGATTCGGCTGTGGTCGGAGTCGAAAAGACTTGCGGGAGTGTGCAGTCCGAAGAGGGTGAGGGTGTGCATGCCCTGCGCGGCGGCTTCCGGGCCGAGAATCGACGGATCGGTCAGGGTGTGGCAGTAGATCTCCGAGGGCGGCGCGCTGGGGACGAGGCCGTTCGCCGCTTCGCCGTAGGCGCGTTCCAGCTGGTCGTACCCCTCGGCGATGTGGAAGGTGCCGGAGAACGCGTCGGCCGGATCGATATCCGCGCGCAGTCGCGGCAGCCGGCGCAGCACCATGTTCACCTTGAGCTGGCTGCCTTCGGGAGCAGGCCCGTTCGATTCGCCGAGCAGTCGGGCCAGAGTGTGCGGCGCGGCGTTCACCAGGACGTGCCGTGCGGCCACCACCTCGGCGCCGTCGGCGGTGTCGAAGCGCACTTCCGCTGTGCCGCCGTCGGTTTCGATTCCGGTCACGGTGGCGCCGGTGCGCAGGTGGGCACCGGCGCGGCGGGCGGCGGCGGCCAGCGCGTCGGTCAACGCCCCCATGCCGCCGACCGGCACGTTCCAGTCGCCGGATCCGCCGCCGATCACGTGATACAGGAAGCAGCGGTTCTGCCGCAGCGACGGATCGTGGGCGTGGGTGAAGGTGCCGATCAGGGCATCGGTCAGTACGACGCCGCGGACGGTGTCGCTGCCGAATCGGGCCTCGATGGTCTCGCCGAGCGGCCGATCGAACAGCAGCTCCCATGCCTCGGAATCGTCGAGCGCGCGCTGTAGCTCCGGGCGGGTGGGCAGCGGTTCCAGCAGGGTGGGGAATATGCGCTCGGCCGCACGGGCGGTCAGGCCGTAGAACTGTTGCCAGGCAGCATAATCCGCATCCGACCCGGTGACGGCGCGGAAGCTTTCCCGGGTGCGGTCCGGATCGGCGGTATCGACCAGGAGCCCGGTGTCACCGACGGGCGTGTACGACGAGATGCGGCGGCCGAGGGTGCGGAAGCTCAGGCCCAGGTCGTGGACGATCCGATCCGGTAGCAGGCTCACCAGATACGAGTAGCGCGACAGTCGCGCGTCGATTCCGGGAAAGAGCCGCTCCGACACCGCCGCGCCGCCGGTTCGATCGCGCTGCTCCAGCAGCAGGACCGATACCCCGGCCCGGGCCAGATAGGCGGCGGCGACGAGGCCGTTGTGGCCGCCGCCGACGATGACGACATCGTGGGAGTCGCGCATCAGGCCTGCCTATCACGAATCGCCGGCGCCCGCCTCCGTTCCGGCGGACTTGCGGACCAGGAGATATCCCTGCGGGGTGCGTTCGTCCGGGCCGGGGGCGCAGACCATGTGCGTCACCGGCGCGAATCCGGCCGGGCGCAGCAATTCGGTGAGCCGGACCGGCGACCATCGCACGACCGGCGCCACCCGGTGGTCGTAGGGCTGTGACGCGATACCGTCGTCGGCCGCCTGGAATGCCAGCAGCAGCAGCCCTTCGGGGGCGATGGCGCGCGCGAATTCGGCGAACACATCCGGCAACTGCTCCGGCGGCATGTGGATGATGCTGTACCAGGCCACGATCGCGGCCAGCTCGCCGTCGGCGACGTCGATCCGTTCCATGGGCGCATGGTCGAAGCGCAAGTGCGGATGGACGTCCCGGGCCATCCGGATCATCTCCGCGGAGGCGTCGAGTCCGAAGGTCCGGAGTCCCAGACCGTCCAGGTGCCCCGTGATCCGCCCCGGGCCACACCCGACGTCCGCGACTACGCCGGGTGTGCCCTCCCGCACCAGATCCGCGAACAGTGCGAGAAAGGCGCGATCGAAAGGCCGTTGGACCATCGCGTCGCGGAACATATTCGTATACAGCTCGGCCACGTCGTCGTAGGCGGCGGCCACGGCTGCGGTATTCGCTGCGCTCACCCGGCCAG
The genomic region above belongs to Nocardia spumae and contains:
- a CDS encoding NAD(P)H-dependent flavin oxidoreductase; translated protein: MLRTRFTEMFGIEHPIVQGGMMHVGRAELVAAVANAGGLGFITALTQPTPDDLRREIERTRELTDKPFGVNVTILPSINPPPYEEYAKAIIDSGVKIVETAGSNPEPFLPHYKAAGIKVLHKCTSVRHALKAQKIGVDGVSIDGFECAGHPGEDDVPGLILIPAAAKALEIPIVASGGFADARGLVAALALGADGVNMGTRFLCTAESPVHQKVKEQIVAHTERDTQLIFRTMRNTARVANNEISRKVVEIEAAGGVFEDVRDLVAGARGRRVFDEGDLDAGIWSAGQVQGLIDDIPTCAELISRIVEEAETLINARLTSLIA
- a CDS encoding acyl carrier protein produces the protein MTDAAVAAVARLLGTGPESVSATVPFTDLGLTSAQLARLTAVLEDALGVEISLTDLYDHPDIDRLVDHLELR
- a CDS encoding 2OG-Fe(II) oxygenase, giving the protein MLSEAPLPRWFVDLLAHRRWIRRTRPFPHVYVRDVFATEFYERLAAEFERVRTDREELFGPVAEGYGASGVSLTRLRNGPLEVFLSRAWHDLIERVAGVPVTGDVEGSLHHHPPGSTRGWPHHDLAPAWFPAAVPGPEEVGLPGTDIDVKSGDRPAGVPARELVRAVAVLFYLGNSPWQIGDGGETGLFGDIAGAQAAPAMVVPPLNNSMLVFECTPRSWHTFLGANTAARNSVVMWLHRPKEQAASRWGGERIVNW
- a CDS encoding SDR family NAD(P)-dependent oxidoreductase, with product MSTGETTRRVCLLTGAGGRLGDAFCRAYYNSYDIVAVCRNRVPAAPSQDEWFIDPLEPWNPVPENDSRIFVVRADLSRPGEADRVVDIALAKYGAVDLLVNNAAQMTLHPNGLVDGEVALDGLAPAFTMNVEVPLRLATRLAQRCWLHRGDENRARNRNIVNVSSLSGSRVYTGGQAIYAASKAALDHLTRHIAVEFAEFGVRANGIAPTAFPALVPTEVVAAAIAELDSGYLNGGIYGVGDDDAAISLPLEPAAPSPGPPG
- a CDS encoding GDSL-type esterase/lipase family protein, which codes for MVGDVRVCFVGDSLVAGVGDRGCLGWAGRLAGRAAAAGVPLTYYNLGVRRQTSSDIAARWEAECAQRLTAGTDARVVFSFGINDTLWENGAVRVPVEESAANLRRLLRRSAELGWTVLVVAPPPCADAEHNSRTVELDDRFTEICDRERVSYLRIHQPLRHNDIWMRELRAGDGYHPDAPGYEQIASLIGPHWLRWLSEPGTRLPVVS
- the fadD5 gene encoding fatty-acid--CoA ligase FadD5; translation: MTTGVQTDEPIRSRRNHWNNQIATHALMRPDAVALRFRGQDTTWKQLHERSGKFADSLSRRGVGFGDRVLILALNYTEYLEAVFGINALGAIAVPVNFRLTPPEVAYIVADSGASAIVTDALLQPLATGVMGQSEQLRTCIVIGGTTGEGVIGYDDFLAETGASHVPQDIPEDTPALIMYTSGTTGSPKGAILSYANLNAQALTCIRALNATPDSIGFCTSPLFHIAGLGSLAPAFMLGSKTVLHPLGAFDATEFLDAIEAEQATTAFCVPAQWQLICEDPTVKQRKLALETLSWGAAPASETVLRAMAECFPDAQNVAVFGQTEMSPITCVLEGKDALRKLGSVGQPIPTIQTRVVDDEMNDVAPGEIGEIVYRGPTMMQGYWNKPEATAEAFAGGWFHSGDLVRQDEEGFVWVVDRKKDMIISGGENIYCAEVENVLFAHPKIHEAAVVGRSHEKWGEVPVAVVALLDGETLTLEELSAFLNDNLARYKHPKDLVIVPELPRNASGKVVKVQLRKEYAG
- a CDS encoding lysylphosphatidylglycerol synthase transmembrane domain-containing protein, coding for MRVDGREIPVSGSLLQPRIRRTSDIIRVALSALLVAVVVAGSLITRPRWEALERSVSDIVGFLTPEQSNLVYLLFGIAILALPFAILVRLILRCQWKLLSGYLAAGLIAVLALSITESGISAPQWHLAVPRQLDTFLSQFLDDPRWIAMLAAGLTVASPWLPVSWRRWWWTLLGAFVPLHLFVSLVVPSRAMFGLAVGWFVGAVFVLVVGTPALEVPLEAAVRVLAGRGYTVTAFTVLRPAGPGPLLLSADTGPHRRLVVEMYGQNQRSWGMLRQLRRWLTFRSSERTPAFASMRRAVEHRALMGIAIGDLDLASNKPLTVAALSRGWTLYAHTTPKGRGLAGTDSAVVLTNVWRSLQRMHRAQISHGDLRAEEIHIAEGRVLFGGFMAAEFGAYEARFATDIAQLLLTTSALFGADSAVRTAIDVLGEQCVLDASRRLTKTGIGTQVRKSVPEAGELMKTVRAQVLQQTGKDRIEAARITRYSRNQLIQLVLLIGLVYVAYPYISQVPTFFTELRTANWWWALLGLVISASTYVGAAMALWGCAGGSINFRNLLGMQVANTFAATTTPAGVGGLALSVRFLQRSGLGAVKATAAVALQQTVQVITHVALLILFSVAAGVSANLSHFVPSATVLYLLAGGLLGAIGAAMFVPTVRRWLRTEVRPQLAEVVGELRTLAHHPTRLLMIVGGCATTTLGAAGALWAAIEAFGGTTTFVTVTVVTMIGGTLASAAPTPGGVGAVEAALIGGLAAFGVPAAIGVPAVLLYRVLTCWLPVFCGWPMMRWLTRHEMI